The window CTTACCAGAACTTCAACAGTTCAGAGGTTTATGTACCACTTGGTGATGACAATAAGATCATCGTATCAGCTGGTGCTAGTTATTCAGGCAATCCGCCAGAAGTATTCCTGCCGGGAACATATGAGTTCACGATTGACTTCAATGGCAACAAGATCACCTGGTTCCTGTCTACTTATGAGAAGAACAAGAAGTCAGCCGCATCCAGCGATGCCACTTCAACTTCCAATAAGTGTAATTCCAACGGTGGTGTAGCCAATAGCCAGCTGAGGGAAACCAATACCGAGATCGCTGTCAGGGAGACCCTTTATCCCAACCCGGCCAACGCCCAGGTTTATGTCGAAGGAGACTTCAGCAAACTGACAGTAAAAGACTTTATGATAATGGATGTACTGGGTCGCCAGCTCAGGCCACAATCCATCCAGTTGCTGTCGCCAAACAAAGCAAGGATCGAAGTATCCAACCTTGGCACCGGACAGTACTTCATTTGGGTGAACACCCAGAAAGGAAGAAAGGTCTTTAAGTTTATTAAACAATAAACAACAAGTATTAAAAAGAAAAGGGGACGCAGGTCCCCTTTTCTTTTTAATGGCATTCCAATTATTCGTAATTTAAAAAACCAGAAACCGTAGGTAAATGTTATCGAGATCACTTATCCTTATAGTAAGTATGCAGTTGTTGTTTAGCATTTCATTTGGACAGGACAAGTTCAGGGACAGCATGCTTGCCGTAATTGCCGTACAAAAGGAAGACACCAATAAAGTAAACCTCCTCAATAAACTTGCCTATGAAACCAGACAACAGGATCCTTCTTCCATAGATTATGCCAAGCAGGCATTGGTGCTGGCAAAAAAGCTCAACTACACGATTGGCCAGGCGCAAAGTTTAAAAAACATCGGGTTATTCTATATTATCAAGGGAGAATATGTTCCAGCACAAGAATATTGCGAAAAAGCATTGGCGGAATTTACCAAGGCTAATGACCTGGTAGGTGAATCCAATATCCTTAACAATCTTGGGTCCATCCAATTCAATATGAGTAATTATTCCAAGGCCATGGAATATTACATGAAATCCTATGAGGTGGCCCAACTGGCGAAAGATACCTTTCGGATCGCAACAGTACTAAACAATATCGGCATCATCTATCTTGACAAACCCTCCACCAGGAACCTGGCAATCGATTACATCAACCAGGCGTTGGAGATGGGCAAGAAGATCAACGACCGTGGCAATATGGGTTTATCCTATATGAACCTCGGGGATGTATATTTTGCCATGGGTAATGATTCTGCTGCATTCTATAATTATATTAAGGCAACTGAAGTCTTTCACCCCAAAGATGAAATGTTCGGCTATATCCTGAACAGCATTGGTAACCTTTACCTGAAAAACAACCAGGGTGATCTCGCCCTTAAATACTACGAGGAAGCATTGAAGAAAAGTGAAGAACTGGGAATTAAGATCTATATGGCACAGTCCGCGCTATCCCTCGCCGAATATTACATCAACCACAATGACCCCAACAAGGCAAAACAGTACTTTGAGAATGCACTTGTATATGCCATGGAAATGAAGGCAGGTGCAGAGTTAAAAAGGGTGTATGGCGGACTTTCCAGGATCTATGCCGGCAGGGGGGATTTTGCCAAAGCCTATGATTTCAACAATAGGGCACTCCACCTTACTGACTCATTGTCAAAATTTGACGCTGATAGCCTCAGGCTGCAGTACTCTGTTGGATTAAAAGAGAAGGAGATTGAACTGCTTACCAAAGACAAGGACCTCCAGGAACTGGAGATCAAGCGCCAGAAGATCGCCAAGAACGCGTTAATGGCCGGCCTTGTAATGGTATTCGTCATCATCTTCATCCTTTATCGCGATTACCGCAACAAGATCCGGATCAACAAAATACTTGATAAACAAAAAGAAGAAATTGAAGGATTGTTGCTGAATATTCTCCCCGCTGAAGTAGCGCATGAACTGCAACGTGATGGTGCTGCCACGCCAAAATATTTTGAGCACGCAGCAGTACTATTCACAGACTTCAAGAGCTTCACTAAAATGGCGGATGTGTTGTCGCCGCAGGAGTTGGTTGCGGAATTGAACGAATGTTTTATGGCATTCGATGACATCATTGAAAAATACAGCCTGGAAAAGATCAAAACAATTGGGGACTCCTATATGTGTGCCGGAGGCATCCCTACACCAGATCCAGACGCCACCATGAATATGATCAAGGCCAGTTTTGATATCATTGAGTACCTCAAGCACTGGAACAAGAAACGAATCGAAAAAGGAATGACCCCTTGGGAATTAAGGATCGGAATCCATGTAGGCCCCCTGGTGGCTGGAGTTGTAGGAAAGAAGAAGTATGCTTATGATATCTGGGGCAGTACCGTAAATATTGCCAGCAGGATGGAAAGTGCAGGGGAACCGGGCCAGGTGAATATATCAGCAAGCGTTTATGAGCTGATCAAACATCGCTATGATTGTATTTACAGGGGTAAAATCTCAGCAAAGAACATTGGTGAGATCGATATGTATTTTGTTAATCAGGAACCAGCGAATGAAGCGAAGATCGCTTAACGGGCCCCGCCCCTTCCCCGGGCCTGCTTGCCTTTCACATAGATTTTTTTCGCCTTATCCACCAGGGATACAAATTCCTGTTGAACCACATCATCCGGGGAGGCCGCAGCAGTAATGATCGTTTGGAGTCCTATCCAGTCTTGTTGCTTTACAAAATGGGAGCCCTTCAATAATGACCCGAATAATGCCACGCCACAAGCCATCCGATAGCTGGAAGGCAGTTGGTTGAAATCCTGCCTGTTCACGACTATGGGATAATTGAGGGAATGCCTGGCTGAGTCGCTGGGATTCCTGTACTGTATGGCCAGGTCAGCAATCTTTTCCATCCCATTCAAGCTGTCTGCTGTCGGCTCCAATTCAAAAATAGCAAAGGTCGTATGGCCCGACCCCAGTTCCCCCCCTTCCAGTACACTGGAGGTATCTGATGCCGCAGCCTTCCGGTTATCAAATCCAATTAACCTGTAAGCATTCACTTTCTGTGCATTGAAGCGGATATTGAGCAATGCATCATCCACAACAGTGTACATCGTTTGTGTCAGCTCTTTGACCAAAACCTTTTCTGCCTCTTTCTCATCATCCAGGTAGGCAAAATTGCCATTACCCTTTTTGGCCAGTACCTCCAATTTCGAATCCTTGTAATTCCCCATGCCCACCCCAAGGCAGGTGAGGTAAATACCTGACTGCTGTTGCTGGGAGATCATCTTCTCCAACTCTTCTTCACTGGTCTGGCCAATATTGAAATCGCCATCAGTGGCCAGGATCACCCGGTTGTTGCCACCGGGAATGAATTGGCTGCGGGCCAACCGGTAGGCTGTCAAAATTCCTGACTCACCGGGTGTTGCCCCTCCAGGATACAATTCTTCAATGGACTTCCTGATCTTTTCCTTTTCCACACCAGAGGTTGGGGTTAACCAAACACCAACCGTACTGCCATAAACAACGATGGATACAGTATCCTCCGCCCTCAGGTTTTCCACCATCAATTTAAAAGCAGACTTCAGCAATGGCAGCCTGTTTGGCATGTCCATGGATCCCGACACATCTATCAGAAAGACCAGGTTACTGGGCGGCACTTTTCCCATGTCAAGCTTTCGAGCGCAAGATTTGATATACAACAACTGATTACCCGGGTTCCAGGGGCAATCAGATAAGGCAGACGAAAAATGAAAGAGGCTGTCACCGGTTGGTGCTTCATAGCCAAAATTGAAATAGTTCAGCATTTCCTCGATCCTTACGGCATCAGGGGGTACCGTACTACCCATATTAACAAAACGCCTGATATTGCTGTAGGATGCTTTATCCGTATTGATCGCAAAGACCGTTTCCGGAAAATCTCGGGCATGCTGGAACTCATTTTCAACCAATGTACTGTAAGTCTCCCCTCCAACGGTCCAGGTAGTGGACTTGGTATCACCGGTAAGGTTACGTGTTACAGACATCAACCTTTTCTGCCGGCCACTTGATTTTTTGGGAATAGGTTTCAGGGAAATAGTAGCATACACTTTGGCATCGAGGAGAATGGTAGTGGGCAAATAACCGTCAAGGGAAATTGAAAGCGAGTCCTTGTCCCTGACAGAAGTGATCCCGAATCCGCCATAGGTTCCAGAATAGTAGATAAACCCTGAAGAATGAAGCATGAGCCTGGCATTGGCTAGCGGCTTCTGGGTATCGTCCTTTACCTCACCCCGAAAGTAATATTGGGCATTTAAGGGCAAATAAACGATCAACAGCAATAATATTGCGCAAGCAGTTTTCAATGGGAGTATTCCTTCCGAAATTTACAATTTTCCTCCCTGATATTCAAGCGAAAAAACTGCTTTAGTAGATTTACTGCTCCTTTAGCTGGTAAATTTCCGGTATGTTCCGACCCAATCCATCATAATCCAGGCCATAACCCAGTACGAATTTATTGGGAATGGTAAAGCCCAGGTAATTGATCGCTATGGGGTATTGGGTGGCTTCAGGCTTATGTAACAGGACAGCCAGGGCCAGTGAAGCTGGTTGCTGGTGCATCAATTGGGGAAGGAACTCGTTCAGTGTCTTACCTGTATCTACAATATCCTCGATGATGATCACATGGCGGTCATGAATATCCTGGTCAAGCCCGATGGCTGTAATGACCTGGCCGGTTGATTTGGTGCCCTTGTAGGAAGCCAGTTTGATAAAACAGATCTCCGCATCGATGCTCACCTCTTTAAAAAGGTCAGCAGCAAACATGAATGAGCCGTTCAGGATGGCCACGAAAAGGGGACGCTTGCCTTCATAATCCTTATTGATCTGTGCTGCTATCCTTTCAATTTGCGCTTTGATATTCTCCCTTGTCAAATAGGGTTCAAACTCAAGATCCTTTACTTTGATGATGGCCATGTACTTAATTGGTATAAATGATTAGTTCCTGTCCCATCTTGAGTGCATTAGCATTCAGCTTATTCCACTCTTTTATCTTTTCAACACTCACCCCATATTTGCGGCTGATGCCATAAAGGGTCTCCTTACTTTGCACCACATGCCTGACAGCAGTATTATTGGAGGTTTTTTCCGGTTCATTTTGAACGACAGTTTTCTGAACGACAGCTTGTGATTCTCCGGTATTCACCACTGCCACCACCTGGCTGGCTCCACCAGTTCCTGCCAGCATCGGGCGCACCGAAGCTTTCTCCTGCAGGTATAGCCGCTCCCCGATTGCAGGCTCCATTCCCTCTTCCAGGCGGTTCAACTCCAGGATACTTTCATACCTGATACCTTCTGCCTGGCAGATATCGTAAAGGGTTTCCCCTGCCTGTACAATATGGAAAAGGTTCTTCGCTATTTTACGTTTGCGCTGCAGGAAGATGAGTTGGTCCATGGCGAGGATATCCCCTTCCCCCTGGGTCATATCATTGAACTCTAAAAGCCTTCCGAGCGTCAGTCCATGTTGGGAAGCCACTGCCAGTAAAGATGTTCCTGCTTTTACATAAGTAACCCTGGCACCATTGATCTCAAATACCCCTTCAGGATAATTGACAGCGGGCAGTGGATTGATCGCAGGAGCTTCGGATTCATAGGGCCCTTTTGCAATGCTGTTTTCTTTTGAACCGGTATTGCCTCCACCTGCCAGAACCTCATCTGAAGGTTGGAGCTTACCCAAAGCGATCAGGCTGTACTGCTGGAGGTTGTAGGTCTCGATCAGCCTGATCAGTAGTTGGGAATATTTGATATTGGTGGCATAGCCGGCCTTCTTCAGGCCATATGCCCAGCCTTTGTAATCGGTAGGGTCGAGACTGAACAAGAAGGCATAGCGCTGACTATTCTTGAGGAAGTTGGAATGATCGCGGTAGGAATCCAAAGCACTGGCATAACTCCTGAAACATTCCCCCCTGGCATCATCATCATGGTAAACCTTATCGCCTGTCCAGTTGGACTTACACTTGATGCCAAAATGGTTATTGGAGCGGGAAACGAGGTCACTTTTACCTGCCTCGGTCTCATGGATACCCTGGGCGAGTTTGATAGCTGCCGGCACGCCGGTGCGTTGCATTTCTTCCATGGCCAGGGCCTTATAGTTGTCAATATAGGCCTGAACATCGGCACTCTTCTGCGCCTTTGCCGCCAGGATGACCAACAGCATAGCCAGTAAAAATGTGTATCTGCGAATCATAAACATCTTCAGTTTTTCTGGATCAACAATAATCCATCCCTTACGGTCAGCAACACCTTCGACACCCTTTCATCCTTTCGCACATGATCATTGAAAGCCTGGATGGCTTTTGCATTCTTGCCTTTTACCTCTTCTTCCAGCACCTGGCCATGGAAAAGGACGTTGTCGGCAATGATCAATCCCCCCTTCCTCAACCTGGGCAAGACCAACTCATAATAATCGATATATCCCACCTTATCGGCATCGATGAACACCAGGTCCCATATCGGTTCAAGCCGGGGGAGTATCGACCGGGCATCGCCAAGGTGCAAAATTACCTGATTGGCTTTGGGCGACAAGGAAAAATTTTGCCTTGACCGTTCTGCATCTGCTTCACGGATCTCAATGGTATGCAATTGCCCACCATCCACAAGGCCTTCTGCCAGGCACAAGGCACTGTAGCCCGTAAAGGTCCCGATCTCCAGGATAAACCGGGGCTGCATTAACCGGCTGACCATGGCGAGGAAGCGGCCCTGAACACGCCCGCTCAGCATGTGCGCCTGGGGGTGTTCGCGCTGGGTCCTTTCCTCGATCCCCGCTAATAGCGGCCGGTCGGTGTCGGTAAACGCTTCGGCATACTCATTGGCCCTGGGTAAAATAAAATCCACCTTGTCTTTTTACAAAGGTAAGGCCAAAAGCAGGATATCAGGACCTAATCACTTGACAATCAGCCCTGATATCCGGGGACCAGGACAAGGAAAACTACTGCCAGCTCCTTCCTGATGAAGGCTAAGCCTTTCATTCCCAAAGCCTTAGAAGTTAGGCTGAAGGGGATGTTTACTGTAGAAATGCAGCACATGGTCTGCCACCTCGTCCGCTGTATCCACTACTTTCAAGAGCTCCAGGTCTTCTGAATTGATGTATTTCTCTTTCTGCATGGTGGTCTCCAGCCAATGCATCAGTCCCGACCAGTATTCACGGCCCACCAGGATGAGGGGAACCTGCAACATTTTTCCGGTCTGGATCAGGGTGGCCACTTCAAAGAACTCATCCATGGTACCGAAACCTCCCGGCATCATCACAAAGCCCTGGGAATATTTGGTGAACATGGTCTTTCGCACAAAGAAGTATTCAAAATGGAGGCTGCATTCGCGATCGATATAAGGGTTGGCCTGTTGTTCAAACGGCAGTTCAATATTCAGGCCAACGGATTTACCACCTCCCAGCTGGGCACCCTTATTAGCGGCTTCCATAATGCCTGGCCCGCCACCGGAAATGATACCGAAACCTTCTTCAGCCAGCCTTTTGGCGATATCTACCGTTCTTTCATAAGGTTCCTGGCCTGGTTGGGTCCTGGCAGAACCAAAAATGGAAATACAGGGACCGATCTTGGCCAGTGCCTCAAATCCATCAACAAACTCCGCCATGATCTTGAAGATCTGCCAGCTAGAATGCGCTTTTGATTCACTCCACCGACGCTGCTTAGACATTCTGATAGTGTCATTCATAGTCTTCTATTTAAGGTTTGGAGACAACAATGCCATCAGGTGGATACCATGATGGCATTGAGATTCTTTACACTATTAGAACGTTATAAAACCAAGCTTAGTTTATGCGATAGCCTGTTTTTTGGAAATGCTTAACAGCCCAAGGAAGGTAAGCAGGCCGTTGATGAGCAGCAATTCAATACCAATCTGGAAGCCGCCGAACCAATTAGCAGCGTTCTTGCTGATCAGGTAACAGATGGCAGGGGCAATAAGGCAAATGACCGTAACCATCAGGTTGTCAGGGAAGGTCCGTTTGGTAAGTATGCCAAAGGCAAAGAGGCCAAGCAAGGGCCCATATGTATACCCTGCCAGGTCAAGGATCACCCCGATAATGGATTTGTTATCGATCACTTTGAAGACGAGAATGCATATCATGAAAACAACGGTAAAGGTCAGGTGAACGGTCATCCTGGTCCTTTTCTGTTGCGCATCGGTCATATCCTTACGACGGCGAATGCCCAGGATATCGATGCAGAAAGAGGATGTAAGTGCGGTCAGGGCCCCATCGGCACTTGGGAAGAGCGCGGAGATCAGGGCAATGATGAAAATGATGGCGATGGCATTGGGCAAATGACTCAATGCAATGGTTGGGAACAGGTCATCCCCTTTTACATCGAGACCTTTATTGGCAGCATAAACATAGAGCAAGCCACCTAAAAGCAGGAAGAGGAAGTTTACAAAAACGATCACCACGCTGAAGGTCATCATGTTCTTCTGTGAATCCTTCAGGTTCTTCACGCTGATATTCTTTTGCATCATCTCCTGGTCCAGTCCGGTCATGGCAATGGTGATACAAGCGCCGCCAATCAGGTGTTTCCAGAAAAACCCTTTGCTATTGGGATCCCAATCAAAAACATTGGTGTAGCCTTTGGAGGACAATACACTCATGGCCTCACCAAATCCATAACCAAGGTTATTCATGATATAAAAAACACAAACCACCAGGCCCAACAGCATGAAACTGGTTTGAAGGGTATCAGTATAAACGATGGTCTTTACCCCACCTTCGAAAGTGTACAACAGGATCATGAGCAGGATCACCATGGCAGTAACCCAGAAAGGAACACCCAAACGATCCAGGATGAACAACTGCATCACGTTGATCACCAGGTAGAGACGGGCAGTTGCCCCAACTGTCCTGGAGATAATGAAGAACAATGCACCTGTCTTGTAGGCCGTGAATCCAAATCGCTGCTGAAGGTAATTATAAATCGATGTCAGGTTAAGCCGGTAATAGAGAGGCAACAATACATAGGCGATCACCACATAGCCGATCAGGTAACCAAACACAACCTGCATATAAGAAAATGCATTGGTTGCTACCGTACCGGGAACAGAAACAAAAGTTACCCCGCTCAGGGATGTACCGATCATGCCGAAGGCAACCAGCATCCAATTCGAATTCTTATTACCGATAAAGAAGCTTTCATTGTTGGAGTTGCGCGAGGTGTACCAGGCCACAGCCAGCAGTAAGGCAAAGTATGCCAGGACAAAGGAGAAAAGCAGGGTTGGTGACATGCTATTGTTGTTTTATAAACCGGATCAATAAAGATGTACAAATATTGGCACAAATTAACCCTGAATACAATTACTTTAGCAACCTATAAGTGCTAAATCTCTATTTCCACTATTGCTGAAACCATGAATGTACAAGCCATTGCTGTTTTTTGCGGATCACAATCAGGCAACAACCCTATTTTCACCCAGCATACCGCAGACCTGGGCAAATTGCTGGCCATGCTCAAGATCAAACTGGTGTATGGAGGCGGTAAAAAAGGTCTCATGGGTGCCATTGCGGATGCTGTGTTGCTGCATGGCGGGGAGGTAATGGGCGTCATTCCTAAGATCCTCACCGAATGGGAGCAGCAACATGAAGGGCTTACTGAACTGGCCGTGGTACCGGATATGCATACCCGTAAAAAAATGATGTATGAAATGAGCGATGCCGCCATCATCCTTCCCGGCGGATTTGGTACCATGGACGAGCTATTTGAGATGTTAACCTGGAACCAGTTAAAGATCCATGACAAGAAGATATACCTGCTCAATTCAGCAGGATACTATAATTCACTGGTTCAATTCCTGAAAAAATCAGAGAAGGAAGGTTTTCTTTATGAGCCGGTTGAGGAAAGGATCATGGTATGCGATACACCTGTTGAGATCTTCAATAAGCTCCAATAATAATCCTGGTAAAGCTTCAGATCCCTTATAGCCAAAAGCAATAAGGTTTCCCTGCAATTAAAGCCCGACATTAAAACCTATTGAAAAGAAGACATTGTTACCATAGGGCGTACCGGGTTTTACACCAGATACTCCCGACTTATACAGGAGGTCATATTGCAACATCAGGGTCATGCCCCCGTTTCTACCCATCGGTAACAGTGCACCTGCACCAACCAACAAGGAAGGAAGTATGGTCCCGTCCAGGGAGCTCTTACTGTCAGTATAATATTCCTTGTAACTACCCCATATATAGTTCAATTCCGGCTGTAATTGGGCAAATAACTGGGGAATGGGATATAGCCTGCCAAACACATTCATCCCCGCAATACCGTATTCATCCCTTGCTATCACTTCATCCCCGGAGTAATACTTCAATTGGGAATACTGGGCATTGATCCCGATACCTGCAGCGAAGTTCTTGTTGAACCTATAACCTACCTGTGGTGATAAGTTTACCCAGGTATAGCTGCCAAAACTCATCCCAAAATTACCCCCAACGAAAAGCCGGCTCCTGTCAAAGCCTTTTTGTTGTTCCCCATCTCCCTCGTCCTGGGCAAAAACAGCTAATGAGAAAACCAAAAGGCTGGCGGTAAGCAATACTATTCTTTTCATAGCAGTGTAAGTTGCCTGTCAATGTATAAAACTGACCGGCATGGTTTGTTTGGAAATGATTTTCTACTACTAAGGACTAATAAATATGGGGATTAGCTGCATCGTTCATGCCTGGAAATCCCGCCTGGTCCTATGTTAAGCAAGTTAACCAAAATCGCCGGTAATCGAAAGAGCCGAGAGGCTTTTCAATCATTTAACCGTTGTTTTAAAACTTTGGACAGAGCGACTGGCGCTGGTTGCCGCTGTATTCATCATAGAATCCATGCTTGACAAGCGAGAATTCAATGGCCCCCCTTGCACTGTTATAGGCCGACAAAGAAGAAGTAGTAAC is drawn from Flavihumibacter rivuli and contains these coding sequences:
- a CDS encoding adenylate/guanylate cyclase domain-containing protein, with translation MLSRSLILIVSMQLLFSISFGQDKFRDSMLAVIAVQKEDTNKVNLLNKLAYETRQQDPSSIDYAKQALVLAKKLNYTIGQAQSLKNIGLFYIIKGEYVPAQEYCEKALAEFTKANDLVGESNILNNLGSIQFNMSNYSKAMEYYMKSYEVAQLAKDTFRIATVLNNIGIIYLDKPSTRNLAIDYINQALEMGKKINDRGNMGLSYMNLGDVYFAMGNDSAAFYNYIKATEVFHPKDEMFGYILNSIGNLYLKNNQGDLALKYYEEALKKSEELGIKIYMAQSALSLAEYYINHNDPNKAKQYFENALVYAMEMKAGAELKRVYGGLSRIYAGRGDFAKAYDFNNRALHLTDSLSKFDADSLRLQYSVGLKEKEIELLTKDKDLQELEIKRQKIAKNALMAGLVMVFVIIFILYRDYRNKIRINKILDKQKEEIEGLLLNILPAEVAHELQRDGAATPKYFEHAAVLFTDFKSFTKMADVLSPQELVAELNECFMAFDDIIEKYSLEKIKTIGDSYMCAGGIPTPDPDATMNMIKASFDIIEYLKHWNKKRIEKGMTPWELRIGIHVGPLVAGVVGKKKYAYDIWGSTVNIASRMESAGEPGQVNISASVYELIKHRYDCIYRGKISAKNIGEIDMYFVNQEPANEAKIA
- a CDS encoding vWA domain-containing protein, which gives rise to MIVYLPLNAQYYFRGEVKDDTQKPLANARLMLHSSGFIYYSGTYGGFGITSVRDKDSLSISLDGYLPTTILLDAKVYATISLKPIPKKSSGRQKRLMSVTRNLTGDTKSTTWTVGGETYSTLVENEFQHARDFPETVFAINTDKASYSNIRRFVNMGSTVPPDAVRIEEMLNYFNFGYEAPTGDSLFHFSSALSDCPWNPGNQLLYIKSCARKLDMGKVPPSNLVFLIDVSGSMDMPNRLPLLKSAFKLMVENLRAEDTVSIVVYGSTVGVWLTPTSGVEKEKIRKSIEELYPGGATPGESGILTAYRLARSQFIPGGNNRVILATDGDFNIGQTSEEELEKMISQQQQSGIYLTCLGVGMGNYKDSKLEVLAKKGNGNFAYLDDEKEAEKVLVKELTQTMYTVVDDALLNIRFNAQKVNAYRLIGFDNRKAAASDTSSVLEGGELGSGHTTFAIFELEPTADSLNGMEKIADLAIQYRNPSDSARHSLNYPIVVNRQDFNQLPSSYRMACGVALFGSLLKGSHFVKQQDWIGLQTIITAAASPDDVVQQEFVSLVDKAKKIYVKGKQARGRGGAR
- the hpt gene encoding hypoxanthine phosphoribosyltransferase, producing MAIIKVKDLEFEPYLTRENIKAQIERIAAQINKDYEGKRPLFVAILNGSFMFAADLFKEVSIDAEICFIKLASYKGTKSTGQVITAIGLDQDIHDRHVIIIEDIVDTGKTLNEFLPQLMHQQPASLALAVLLHKPEATQYPIAINYLGFTIPNKFVLGYGLDYDGLGRNIPEIYQLKEQ
- a CDS encoding glucosaminidase domain-containing protein; this translates as MIRRYTFLLAMLLVILAAKAQKSADVQAYIDNYKALAMEEMQRTGVPAAIKLAQGIHETEAGKSDLVSRSNNHFGIKCKSNWTGDKVYHDDDARGECFRSYASALDSYRDHSNFLKNSQRYAFLFSLDPTDYKGWAYGLKKAGYATNIKYSQLLIRLIETYNLQQYSLIALGKLQPSDEVLAGGGNTGSKENSIAKGPYESEAPAINPLPAVNYPEGVFEINGARVTYVKAGTSLLAVASQHGLTLGRLLEFNDMTQGEGDILAMDQLIFLQRKRKIAKNLFHIVQAGETLYDICQAEGIRYESILELNRLEEGMEPAIGERLYLQEKASVRPMLAGTGGASQVVAVVNTGESQAVVQKTVVQNEPEKTSNNTAVRHVVQSKETLYGISRKYGVSVEKIKEWNKLNANALKMGQELIIYTN
- a CDS encoding O-methyltransferase, translating into MDFILPRANEYAEAFTDTDRPLLAGIEERTQREHPQAHMLSGRVQGRFLAMVSRLMQPRFILEIGTFTGYSALCLAEGLVDGGQLHTIEIREADAERSRQNFSLSPKANQVILHLGDARSILPRLEPIWDLVFIDADKVGYIDYYELVLPRLRKGGLIIADNVLFHGQVLEEEVKGKNAKAIQAFNDHVRKDERVSKVLLTVRDGLLLIQKN
- a CDS encoding TIGR00730 family Rossman fold protein, which codes for MNDTIRMSKQRRWSESKAHSSWQIFKIMAEFVDGFEALAKIGPCISIFGSARTQPGQEPYERTVDIAKRLAEEGFGIISGGGPGIMEAANKGAQLGGGKSVGLNIELPFEQQANPYIDRECSLHFEYFFVRKTMFTKYSQGFVMMPGGFGTMDEFFEVATLIQTGKMLQVPLILVGREYWSGLMHWLETTMQKEKYINSEDLELLKVVDTADEVADHVLHFYSKHPLQPNF
- a CDS encoding sodium:solute symporter, giving the protein MSPTLLFSFVLAYFALLLAVAWYTSRNSNNESFFIGNKNSNWMLVAFGMIGTSLSGVTFVSVPGTVATNAFSYMQVVFGYLIGYVVIAYVLLPLYYRLNLTSIYNYLQQRFGFTAYKTGALFFIISRTVGATARLYLVINVMQLFILDRLGVPFWVTAMVILLMILLYTFEGGVKTIVYTDTLQTSFMLLGLVVCVFYIMNNLGYGFGEAMSVLSSKGYTNVFDWDPNSKGFFWKHLIGGACITIAMTGLDQEMMQKNISVKNLKDSQKNMMTFSVVIVFVNFLFLLLGGLLYVYAANKGLDVKGDDLFPTIALSHLPNAIAIIFIIALISALFPSADGALTALTSSFCIDILGIRRRKDMTDAQQKRTRMTVHLTFTVVFMICILVFKVIDNKSIIGVILDLAGYTYGPLLGLFAFGILTKRTFPDNLMVTVICLIAPAICYLISKNAANWFGGFQIGIELLLINGLLTFLGLLSISKKQAIA
- a CDS encoding TIGR00730 family Rossman fold protein; amino-acid sequence: MNVQAIAVFCGSQSGNNPIFTQHTADLGKLLAMLKIKLVYGGGKKGLMGAIADAVLLHGGEVMGVIPKILTEWEQQHEGLTELAVVPDMHTRKKMMYEMSDAAIILPGGFGTMDELFEMLTWNQLKIHDKKIYLLNSAGYYNSLVQFLKKSEKEGFLYEPVEERIMVCDTPVEIFNKLQ